One window of the Clupea harengus chromosome 20, Ch_v2.0.2, whole genome shotgun sequence genome contains the following:
- the fshb gene encoding follitropin subunit beta, giving the protein MHVVVMAVLWSLVQAVVPDCWTGCQLANISVPVETDDGRSCFIETQACAGLCHNKDPVYKSSTGVRLPDEQQRSCHFQDSYTETRSFPVHCYTGSSFDLLLTVTKALSCECSSCTNKYECDSLSPNMAGCPSPKPPLLQYHL; this is encoded by the exons ATGCACGTGGTTGTCATGGCTGTGCTGTGGAGTCTGGTGCAGGCGGTGGTGCCGGACTGCTGGACTGGGTGCCAACTCGCCAACATCAGCGTCCCCGTGGAGACGGACGATGGCAGAAGCTGCTTCATAGAGACCCAAGCGTGTGCCGGCTTGTGCCACAATAAA gatCCTGTGTATAAGAGCTCCACAGGGGTACGACTGCCAGATGAGCAGCAGAGGAGCTGCCACTTCCAGGATTCGTACACCGAGACTCGCAGTTTCCCCGTCCACTGCTACACAGGCTCCAGTTTCGACCTGCTGCTGACCGTCACAAAGGCCCTGAGCTGCGAGTGCAGCTCCTGCACGAACAAATACGAGTGCGACTCTCTCAGCCCCAACATGGCCGGCTGCCCTTCCCCTAAGCCTCCGCTGCTGCAGTACCACCTCTGA
- the LOC105893057 gene encoding heat shock factor-binding protein 1-like: protein MSEPDPKSVQDMTAVVQTLLQQMQDKFQTMSDQIIGRIDEMSTRIDDLEKNIADLMTQAGVEEGEGGETKPTEGSAQGAD, encoded by the exons ATGTCAGAGCCGGACCCCAAATCTGTTCAAGATATGACCGCTGTG GTCCAGACCCTACTTCAGCAAATGCAGGACAAGTTTCAGACCATGTCAGACCAGATTATCGGCAGGA TCGATGAGATGAGCACTCGCATCGACGACCTGGAGAAGAATATCGCTGACCTCATGACCCAggcaggggtggaggagggcgAAGGGGGCGAGACCAAGCCCACGGAAGGTTCTGCTCAGGGGGCGGACTAA
- the LOC105893042 gene encoding ARL14 effector protein, with protein MPILCSAVGCTNRFVKGSEIRFYRFPISKPHLADQWVRSLGRKNFVPTTNSCLCSEHFQPDCFRDYNGKPFLREDAVPTIFSWNKQIELRRNRGPPGGKDSGEASRLASTQDKPKLRNQEKRQSSKDARGRILDKKERRRGKIAERQPMTGKSKVYDSRGLLISCGRDLCDCLDADCMGCFYPCPDCGSRKCGVECRCDRKWLYEQVEVEGGEIIRNKFAL; from the exons ATGCCGATCCTTTGTTCTGCAGTAGGATGCACGAATCGTTTTGTAAAAGGCTCGGAAATCCGTTTTTATCG GTTTCCAATTAGTAAGCCTCATCTAGCAGACCAGTGGGTGCGTAGTCTGGGCCGCAAGAACTTCGTCCCCACCACCAACTCCTGCCTCTGCTCAGAGCACTTTCAACCAGACTGTTTCCGAGACTACAACGGCAAGCCCTTCCTGCGGGAGGACGCTGTGCCAACCATCTTCAGCTGGAACAAGCAG ATCGAGCTGCGTCGGAATCGCGGCCCACCGGGCGGGAAAGACTCGGGCGAAGCGAGCCGGCTTGCCTCGACGCAGGACAAACCCAAACTTCGTAACCAGGAGAAAAGACAGTCCAGCAAAGATGccagg GGGAGGATATTGgacaagaaggagaggaggagaggaaagatagCTGAAAG GCAGCCCATGACGGGGAAGAGTAAAGTGTACGACAGCCGCGGGCTGCTCATCTCGTGCGGCCGTGACCTGTGCGACTGTCTGGACGCAGACTGCATGGGCTGCTTCTACCCCTGCCCCGACTGCGGATCGCGCAAGTGCGGCGTGGAGTGCCGCTGCGACAGGAAGTGGCTCTACgagcaggtggaggtggagggcgGTGAAATCATACGCAACAAGTTCGCCCTCTAG